A window of the Helianthus annuus cultivar XRQ/B chromosome 4, HanXRQr2.0-SUNRISE, whole genome shotgun sequence genome harbors these coding sequences:
- the LOC110933640 gene encoding uncharacterized protein LOC110933640, which translates to MYLSSEESVGSSNGELSSCSNIFAGVLSDLGIDPEEKKKKASKKKKKVITIDAEVTSNKGGSSRAAAGASDKGEKKTSAFGSKSSGSAALRNPDAGVTPSSIALDEEEEEEHEEEPALKLVSRKRSREEIAAGVKVAQKTEGVSVIGKQSKLRSLYKFSPEAQKKAPEKTKGVEFKDPQEPAPKKTKFVIRPPKTIEGTVEKVVGEKEKEKEKEKKKAFEKPVGDKSRKTETAATTAQEKKQGPEVVHITGLDQPLHEKEKEATRGKGPEVVKPAEFTQPDIPLQTKQTAPKDATAAAGGAGAGGSGGAAGAFAAGQAGAGRKSSMPHPLIGSKDTLGDIYYKNYTEEARGDAPHHPPWGLKQKDMFLEFAPCRDWFLNSFPPGEVNRQRARTHDGLYHAYIVGEANTRAANHQIVREWPTVVKERGDWEKYCERLLRQVKDFEKLKSAFAEGKAKFKSEKKSEEWGREGLRSKLRAAEELLSKKRAEWKEVCKKDNQCTFAARSKITDLEAQIATLKKEVEDVEADKEHVEAKMKAQVASQDKDIKAKDVKIAELKHRLHEQTDKNESLEIDLEAERVKAGTAEEAKQRAIEARDISTSALNVAQNNYAEAQSIVDTLVSESEWMRNRGVVLMANSILNASELDAAVAALIDASRVVGHRGGYLECAQHVEEAFGQEFDVSHCLVTDQADAALARAKGVYDHISSPVMDLVTEALKHDDWCSRLKTILDPPQTVELSDEEETAGGDGDGDGDGEGGGDE; encoded by the exons ATGTATCTTTCCAGCGAAGAGTCTGTAGGGTCATCAAATGGGGAGCTAAGTTCCTGTtctaacatctttgcaggtgtgttgagCGACCTTGGCATAGATCCggaggaaaagaagaagaaggcgagcaagaaaaagaagaaggttaTCACCATTGATGCTGAGGTGACCAGCAACAAAGGCGGGAGTAGCCGCGCAGCTGCTGGAGCTTCTGATAAAG GTGAGAAGAAGACCAGCGCTTTTGGTTCAAAAAGCTCTGGAAGCGCAGCGTTAAGGAATCCAGATGCTGGTGTTACTCCCTCTTCGATCGCGCTGgatgaagaggaggaagaagagcatGAGGAAGAACCCGCTCTCAAGTTAGTGAGTCGGAAGAGAAGTAGAGAAGAGATTGCTGCGGGCGTCAAAGTAGCGCAGAAGACTGAGGGAGTCTCTGTGATAGGGAAGCAAAGCAAGCTGCGCTCCCTTTATAAATTCTCTCCAG AGGCCCAGAAGAAGGCCCCTGAGAAGACTAAGGGAGTTGAATTTAAGGATCCTCAAGAACCGGCGCCGAAGAAGACTAAGTTTGTAATCAGGCCTCCCAAGACAATCGAAGGGACAGTTGAGAAGGTGGTtggagagaaagaaaaagagaaggaaaaagagaaaaagaaggCGTTTGAGAAGCCCGTGGGCGATAAATCGAGAAAGACCGAGACCGCTGCTACTACCGCGCAGGAGAAAAAGCAGGGTCCAGAGGTCGTGCACATTACGGGGCTTGACCAGCCCCTTCATGAAAAAGAGAAGGAAGCTACCCGGGGGAAGGGACCCGAAGTTGTTAAGCCAGCGGAATTTACGCAGCCTGATATCCCCCTCCAAACTAAGCAG ACGGCGCCTAAAGATGCTACTGCTGCTGCGGGTGGAGCTGGTGCTGGAGGGTCTGGTGGCGCCGCAGGTGCATTCGCGGCTGGTCAGGCTGGTGCGGGGAGAAAAAGCTCGATGCCACATCCTCTGATAGGTTCTAAGGATACCTTAGGAGATATCTATTACAAGAATTACACCGAGGAGGCTCGCGGTGACGCTCCCCACCATCCTCCATGGGGCTTAAAACAGAAGGACATGTTCTTGGAGTTTGCTCCGTGTCGCGATTGGTTCTTGAATTCTTTCCCTCCCGGTGAGGTTAACCGGCAAAGAGCGCGAACCCATGATGGGTTGTATCACGCTTATATTGTCGGCGAGGCCAATACCCGCGCTGCCAACCACCAGATTGTGCGCGAGTGGCCCACAGTGGTTAAAGAGCGAGGGGACTGGGAGAAATACTGTGAGCGCTTGTTAAGGCAGGTTAAGGATTTTGAGAAGTTGAAAAGTGCCTTTGCTGAGGGGAAGGCCAAGTTCAAATCTGAGAAAAAATCTGAAGAGTGGGGCCGCGAGGGCCTAAGGAGTAAGTTGCGTGCTGCTGAGGAGCTCTTGTCGAAAAAGCGTGCTGAATGGAAGGAGGTATGTAAAAAGGATAACCAGTGCACGTTTGCTGCTCGCTCCAAGATTACCGACCTTGAGGCTCAGATTGCCACATTAAAGAAGGAGGTTGAGGATGTTGAAGCAGACAAAGAGCATGTTGAG GCTAAGATGAAGGCGCAGGTGGCCAGCCAAGATAAAGACATAAAAGCGAAGGATGTAAAGATTGCGGAGTTAAAGCATCGATTGCATGAGCAAACTGACAAGAATGAATCTTTGGAGATTGATCTTGAGGCTGAAAGGGTGAAGGCTGGTACCGCCGAGGAGGCCAAACAAAGGGCCATCGAGGCGCGAGATATTAGCACCTCTGCCCTTAACGTAGCCCAAAACAATTACGCCGAAGCTCAATCAATCGTAGACACGCTGGTCTCCGAATCTGAATGGATGCGTAATAGAGGGGTAGTTCTG ATGGCTAACTCCATTCTGAATGCCTCTGAGTTGGATGCGGCTGTTGCTGCTCTCATAGATGCCTCACGCGTGGTTGGGCATCGTGGAGGTTATCTAGAGTGTGCTCAACATGTTGAAGAGGCCTTTGGACAAGAGTTTGATGTCAGTCATTGCTTAGTGACCGATCAGGCTGATGCTGCGTTAGCCCGCGCTAAAGGAGTTTATGACCATATATCATCGCCCGTGATGGATTTGGTCACTGAAGCGCTGAAGCACGATGACTGGTGTTCCCGGCTAAAGACTATCCTAGACCCTCCACAGACGGTGGAGTTATCTGATGAGGAGGAAACAGCCGGCGGAGATGGCGACGGTGATGGAGATGGCGAAGGTGGTGGTGACGAATAG